In Pleurocapsa sp. PCC 7319, the following are encoded in one genomic region:
- a CDS encoding four helix bundle protein, which translates to MQSFTDLKVWQRAHEFTLLIYKATANFPSEEKFGLTSQLRRAAVSIESNIAEGRGRGSDKDFGRFISMAMGSCFERERCVVLRRKSNHVVEVKSQILIARDLNFISATQSDFLEVKVDEVSRMLNSLKIKLMANS; encoded by the coding sequence ATGCAAAGCTTTACCGATCTCAAAGTCTGGCAAAGAGCTCATGAATTCACCCTGCTAATCTACAAAGCTACAGCTAACTTTCCTAGCGAAGAAAAATTTGGTTTAACTAGCCAATTAAGAAGAGCAGCAGTTAGTATTGAGTCAAACATAGCTGAGGGAAGAGGTAGAGGCAGCGACAAAGATTTTGGCAGATTTATATCTATGGCAATGGGTAGCTGTTTTGAACGTGAGAGATGCGTCGTTTTACGGCGCAAATCTAATCACGTTGTTGAAGTTAAAAGCCAGATATTAATTGCTAGAGACTTAAACTTTATTTCAGCAACACAATCAGATTTTCTAGAAGTAAAGGTTGATGAAGTATCAAGGATGCTAAACTCTTTAAAGATAAAGCTAATGGCTAATAGCTAA
- a CDS encoding carbohydrate ABC transporter permease: MTSVATRPQKPPSKPVKRSSGKIPTLGLVAPSVIVLILWMVVPLAMAIWFAFQRYNLLIPDNREFIGLGNFIFILTDPALWISIGTTLILVASVLLITIGLGTLLAVLFNQEFPGQGIARVLAISPFFVMPTVSALIWKNMLMHPVNGLFAQITQGLGLGVIDWFTDFPLLSIIIIVSWEWLPFALLILLTAIQSLSTDQLEAARMDGAKPFALFRFVVLPHLSRAIAVVAMIETIFFLAIFGEIFVTTGGGPGLATTNLAYYIYLKALLEFDVGGASAGGLIAVVLANIVAIFLVRSVASNLDT; the protein is encoded by the coding sequence ATGACTTCAGTAGCAACAAGACCGCAAAAACCACCTTCTAAACCTGTAAAGCGATCGTCAGGAAAGATTCCTACTTTAGGGTTGGTCGCTCCCTCAGTAATCGTGCTGATTCTCTGGATGGTAGTGCCGTTGGCAATGGCAATTTGGTTTGCTTTCCAACGATATAACCTCTTAATTCCCGATAACCGCGAGTTTATTGGTTTAGGAAACTTTATCTTTATTCTGACCGATCCTGCATTGTGGATCTCGATTGGTACTACCTTGATTCTAGTCGCGTCCGTACTGCTGATTACAATTGGCTTAGGCACTCTCTTGGCAGTACTGTTTAACCAGGAATTTCCAGGTCAGGGTATTGCCCGCGTCCTAGCAATTTCACCGTTTTTCGTTATGCCAACGGTGAGTGCCTTGATTTGGAAAAATATGTTGATGCACCCAGTTAACGGGCTGTTTGCTCAAATTACTCAGGGTCTGGGTTTAGGTGTGATCGACTGGTTTACCGATTTTCCCCTGTTGTCAATTATCATCATTGTTTCTTGGGAATGGCTGCCCTTTGCCTTACTTATTTTATTAACGGCGATTCAGTCCCTTAGTACCGACCAGCTTGAAGCTGCGCGCATGGATGGGGCTAAACCCTTTGCACTGTTTCGATTTGTAGTGCTGCCTCATTTAAGTCGGGCGATCGCAGTAGTAGCAATGATCGAGACGATCTTCTTTCTAGCTATCTTTGGCGAAATTTTCGTTACCACTGGTGGTGGACCAGGACTGGCAACCACTAACTTAGCTTACTACATCTATCTAAAAGCATTACTAGAGTTTGACGTTGGTGGAGCTTCTGCTGGCGGTTTGATTGCTGTAGTGCTAGCTAATATCGTCGCGATTTTCTTAGTCCGTAGCGTTGCGAGTAATTTAGATACTTAA
- a CDS encoding carbohydrate ABC transporter permease, whose translation MTTNKSKSNKWLIGLLGWLVACILFFPIFWMFITSFKTEVVAVATPPQLFFTPTIENYVAVQERAAYFNFAWNSIIISVGATILALLLAVPAAYAMSFFPTKRTKSTLLWMLSTKMLPSVGVLVPIYILGRETGLLDTRIGLIIIYTLINLPIVVWMIYSFFKEVPKEILEADRMDGATTYQEVAYVLLPLALPGIASTALLSIILSWNEAFWSLNLTTFDAAPLTAFIASFSSPQGLFWAKLSAASTMAIAPILIFGWISQKQLVRGLTFGAVK comes from the coding sequence ATGACTACCAATAAATCTAAATCTAATAAGTGGCTCATCGGCTTGCTAGGTTGGCTAGTCGCCTGTATTCTGTTCTTCCCGATCTTCTGGATGTTTATCACCAGCTTTAAAACCGAAGTAGTCGCAGTAGCAACACCACCTCAGCTATTCTTTACCCCAACCATAGAAAACTATGTTGCCGTTCAAGAACGGGCTGCTTATTTTAACTTCGCCTGGAACAGTATCATTATCTCCGTCGGTGCAACCATCTTGGCACTACTCTTAGCAGTTCCCGCAGCCTACGCTATGTCTTTCTTCCCGACCAAACGCACTAAAAGCACTTTGCTGTGGATGCTTTCAACCAAAATGCTGCCCTCAGTTGGTGTATTAGTACCAATTTATATACTCGGTCGCGAAACAGGATTGTTAGATACTCGTATCGGTTTGATTATCATCTATACCCTGATTAACTTGCCGATTGTGGTCTGGATGATCTATAGCTTTTTCAAAGAAGTGCCAAAAGAAATTCTCGAAGCCGATCGCATGGATGGCGCAACCACCTATCAAGAAGTGGCATATGTACTGCTACCTCTAGCCCTGCCTGGAATTGCCTCCACCGCACTGCTTTCAATTATCCTCTCCTGGAATGAAGCCTTTTGGAGTCTCAATCTAACTACCTTCGATGCAGCCCCCTTAACCGCGTTTATCGCCTCTTTCTCCAGTCCCCAAGGACTATTTTGGGCAAAACTATCAGCAGCTTCCACAATGGCGATCGCGCCAATTCTAATCTTTGGTTGGATTAGTCAAAAGCAACTGGTTCGAGGTCTTACATTTGGAGCAGTCAAGTAA
- a CDS encoding ABC transporter ATP-binding protein, whose translation MSTVTLRNIRKTYTDTEIIKGIDLDIEDREFVVFVGPSGCGKSTLLRMIAGLEEITSGDLLIDGERMNHVPPDQRGLAMVFQTYALYPHMTVAENMSFSLRLAGMSKAKRLARAKEVAGVLQLEPLLQRKPGALSGGQRQRVAIGRALVRNPKVFLFDEPLSNLDAALRGQMRLELASLHNSLESTMIYVTHDQIEAMTLATKIVVLQGGIIEQIGTPMELYHHPRNRFVAGFIGSPKMNFLSVMTTSVQDSGTTLRLPGDGTVTVPVQPKTLIVGDRSTLGIRPEHLRIDANNPTLMGEVLVVERLGDATSLYVRAPGGDTLIVQAEGDIRATVGDRVPIYIDGNLCHIFDSNDLAIPKAQQHNFTAEQSHEQLRPIQPFPNSIEQTIDKDRYSS comes from the coding sequence ATGTCAACTGTAACTTTAAGAAACATCCGCAAAACCTACACCGATACAGAGATTATTAAAGGCATAGATCTAGATATTGAAGACCGCGAATTTGTAGTCTTCGTCGGACCCTCTGGCTGCGGTAAATCTACCCTCCTCAGAATGATCGCGGGACTAGAGGAAATTACCTCTGGAGATCTATTAATCGATGGCGAACGGATGAACCACGTTCCCCCAGACCAACGAGGGCTGGCAATGGTGTTTCAAACCTATGCCCTCTATCCTCACATGACGGTAGCCGAAAATATGTCCTTTAGTTTGCGACTAGCAGGGATGTCCAAAGCCAAACGACTCGCCAGGGCAAAAGAAGTCGCTGGGGTTTTACAGCTAGAACCACTGTTACAACGTAAGCCTGGTGCGCTTTCTGGGGGACAGCGACAGAGGGTAGCTATCGGTCGTGCATTAGTCCGAAATCCTAAAGTATTTTTGTTTGATGAGCCATTATCTAACCTGGATGCAGCTTTGCGGGGACAGATGCGATTAGAGCTTGCCAGTCTGCATAACAGCTTAGAGTCTACGATGATCTATGTCACCCACGATCAGATTGAAGCAATGACCTTAGCTACCAAAATTGTGGTTCTCCAAGGTGGCATTATCGAACAAATCGGTACGCCGATGGAACTATACCATCATCCCCGCAATCGCTTTGTCGCGGGATTTATTGGTTCTCCGAAGATGAATTTCCTATCGGTCATGACTACTAGCGTTCAAGATTCAGGCACTACCTTAAGACTGCCTGGTGATGGGACTGTAACCGTGCCAGTACAGCCAAAAACTTTAATAGTAGGCGATCGCTCTACTCTGGGCATCCGCCCCGAACATCTACGCATCGATGCCAATAATCCTACTCTAATGGGTGAAGTCCTTGTAGTGGAACGTCTTGGTGATGCTACTTCTCTCTATGTTAGAGCGCCAGGTGGCGATACCCTGATCGTCCAAGCCGAAGGTGATATCAGAGCGACAGTTGGCGATCGCGTACCTATTTATATCGACGGCAACCTATGCCACATATTCGACTCCAACGATCTAGCTATTCCTAAAGCCCAACAACATAACTTTACAGCAGAACAATCCCATGAGCAGCTTCGCCCCATCCAACCATTCCCCAACTCAATCGAACAAACAATCGACAAAGACCGCTATTCCTCTTAA
- a CDS encoding mannitol dehydrogenase family protein, translated as MSSFAPSNHSPTQSNKQSTKTAIPLNQSNLSQLSEQARIPQYDRNAVTNGIVHIGVGGFHRAHQALYLDEYIEHEQRGNDNQGSTWGICGVGLSNDKNKRDILQTQDCLYTLIERSPEQDTARIIGSITRYLMAPENPQAVIDVLAGEECKIVTLTITEGGYFVIEGTGEFDAQHPTIQHDLQHPDRPKGVYGFLTAALKQRRQNGLPPFTVLSCDNVQGNGRVLGKMLTAFAKLQNPDLGEWIERNVAFPNSMVDRITPATTPAEIQLVRDRFGIDDAWPVVAEPFNQWVIEDKFCAGRPNWEAVGIQMTDDVHPYELAKLRLLNAGHSLLGYLGSLLGYTYTSEAMNYEPIRRAIAGLMDEVTPTLSPLPGVDIKEYKQTLIERFANPKVSDRLSRLCLNSSDKLPKFIFGSLRDQLEQDGSIDYLSFTIALWFRCLKGTDEQGQPLTIEDSRADLLTERARVAGSNPQPLLDIEEVFGDLTQSPRFVRAVTEYRSEIDRLGTNVALLQFLEKSLKLSILEDK; from the coding sequence ATGAGCAGCTTCGCCCCATCCAACCATTCCCCAACTCAATCGAACAAACAATCGACAAAGACCGCTATTCCTCTTAATCAGAGCAATCTCTCGCAACTGTCTGAGCAGGCTCGCATCCCTCAGTACGATCGTAATGCGGTGACAAATGGCATTGTTCATATCGGCGTAGGCGGTTTTCATCGCGCCCACCAAGCTCTCTATTTAGACGAATATATCGAACACGAGCAACGAGGGAACGACAACCAGGGAAGCACCTGGGGTATCTGTGGTGTTGGTTTGTCAAACGATAAGAACAAGCGAGATATTTTGCAGACTCAAGACTGTCTGTACACTTTGATCGAACGTTCTCCAGAGCAAGACACTGCCCGAATTATCGGCTCGATTACCCGATATTTAATGGCACCAGAAAACCCCCAGGCTGTGATAGATGTCCTAGCAGGGGAGGAGTGCAAAATTGTTACTCTAACTATTACCGAAGGAGGTTACTTTGTAATTGAAGGTACTGGCGAGTTCGATGCCCAACATCCCACTATCCAGCATGACTTACAGCATCCCGATCGCCCGAAAGGGGTGTATGGCTTCCTAACCGCTGCCCTGAAACAACGACGACAAAATGGCTTGCCGCCTTTCACCGTCTTATCCTGCGATAATGTCCAGGGCAACGGCAGGGTTCTCGGTAAAATGCTGACCGCCTTTGCCAAGCTGCAAAATCCAGATTTGGGAGAGTGGATCGAGCGTAACGTGGCATTTCCTAACAGCATGGTCGATCGCATTACCCCTGCCACTACTCCCGCCGAGATCCAATTGGTGCGCGATCGCTTTGGCATTGACGATGCTTGGCCCGTGGTAGCCGAACCCTTTAATCAGTGGGTGATTGAGGATAAATTCTGTGCGGGACGACCCAACTGGGAAGCTGTCGGCATACAAATGACCGATGATGTTCATCCCTACGAACTGGCGAAGCTGCGATTGCTCAATGCGGGTCATTCGTTATTAGGCTATTTAGGTTCGCTGCTGGGCTATACCTATACCTCAGAAGCCATGAACTACGAACCGATCCGACGGGCTATTGCAGGCTTAATGGATGAGGTAACACCCACTCTCTCACCCCTGCCAGGTGTGGACATTAAGGAATACAAACAAACCCTAATCGAGCGATTTGCCAATCCTAAAGTTAGCGATCGCCTATCCCGTCTTTGTCTCAATAGCTCTGACAAACTGCCTAAGTTTATCTTTGGTAGCCTACGCGATCAGCTAGAACAAGATGGTTCGATAGATTACTTAAGCTTTACCATCGCCCTTTGGTTTCGCTGCCTAAAAGGTACTGATGAGCAAGGTCAGCCTCTAACTATCGAAGATTCTAGAGCAGATCTTCTTACAGAACGCGCTCGTGTAGCTGGCTCAAATCCCCAACCCTTACTGGATATAGAGGAAGTGTTTGGCGACCTCACTCAATCCCCGCGTTTTGTTCGGGCTGTAACCGAATACAGGAGCGAAATCGATCGCTTGGGAACAAACGTAGCCCTATTGCAATTCTTAGAAAAGTCCCTCAAATTATCAATATTGGAGGATAAATAA